One segment of Panicum virgatum strain AP13 chromosome 1K, P.virgatum_v5, whole genome shotgun sequence DNA contains the following:
- the LOC120649491 gene encoding mitogen-activated protein kinase 3: MATMVDPPNGIGSQGKHYYSMWQTLFEIDTKYVPIKPIGRGAYGIVCSSINRETNEKVAIKKIHNVFDNRVDALRTLRELKLLRHLRHENVIALKDIMMPVHRRSFKDVYLVYELMDTDLHQIIKSPQGLSNDHCQYFLFQLLRGLKYLHSAEILHRDLKPGNLLVNANCDLKICDFGLARTNSSKGQFMTEYVVTRWYRAPELLLCCDNYGTSIDVWSVGCIFAELLGRKPIFPGTECLNQLKLIVNVLGTMSESDLEFIDNPKARRYIKSLPYTPGVPLATMYPHAHPLAIDLLQKMLIFDPTKRISVTEALEHPYMSPLYDPSANPPAQVPIDLDLDENISSEMIREMMWQEMLHYHPEVITTISMS; the protein is encoded by the exons ATGGCGACGATGGTGGATCCTCCGAATGGAATAGGAAGCCAAGGAAAGCATTactactctatgtggcaaacaTTATTTGAGATTGACACCAAATATGTGCCGATCAAGCCCATAGGGCGAGGAGCTTACGGAATAGTTTGTTCATCCATCAACCGCGAGACAAATGAGAAAGTAGCAATAAAAAAGATTCACAATGTTTTTGACAACCGGGTGGATGCACTAAGGACCTTGCGGGAGTTGAAACTCCTTCGCCATCTCCGCCATGAAAATGTCATTGCTTTGAAGGACATAATGATGCCAGTACACAGGAGGAGCTTTAAAGATGTGTACTTGGTCTATGAGCTCATGGATACTGATTTGCATCAGATAATCAAATCACCTCAGGGACTTTCTAATGACCACTGCCAGTATTTTCTTTTTCAG TTGCTCCGAGGACTGAAGTATCTCCATTCAGCAGAAATACTCCACAGAGACCTAAAACCTGGAAACCTGCTGGTGAATGCAAACTGTGATCTGAAGATATGTGATTTCGGTCTTGCACGTACAAACAGTAGTAAAGGCCAGTTTATGACCGAATACGTCGTCACCCGCTGGTACAGAGCTCCTGAATTGCTCCTCTGCTGTGACAACTACGGCACTTCCATAGATGTTTGGTCTGTTGGGTGCATCTTTGCTGAACTCCTTGGTCGGAAGCCAATATTTCCAGGAACTGAGTGCCTAAACCAGCTCAAGCTCATAGTAAATGTTCTCGGCACGATGAGTGAGTCTGACCTAGAGTTCATCGACAACCCGAAAGCTCGGAGATACATCAAGTCCCTTCCCTACACTCCTGGTGTCCCCCTCGCAACTATGTACCCACATGCTCACCCTCTTGCCATTGATCTACTGCAGAAGATGCTCATCTTCGACCCCACCAAAAGGATTAGTGTCACCGAGGCTCTTGAGCACCCTTACATGTCCCCTCTGTATGATCCAAGCGCGAATCCTCCTGCCCAGGTGCCCATCGATCTCGACTTAGACGAGAACATCAGCTCGGAGATGATCAGAGAAATGATGTGGCAAGAGATGCTCCACTACCACCCTGAAGTCATCACGACAATAAGCATGTCATGA